A genomic segment from Candidatus Cybelea sp. encodes:
- a CDS encoding VOC family protein has translation MKVRRLNHAVLRVRDVDRSLEFYTPVLGFETVARIGHAMAFLRAPGSENHHDLGLARVGPNAPPPNERGVGLYHLAWEVDEVESLREARDALQQRGAISGASDHGVTKSIYAYDPDGNEFELMWMVPREHWGEYENAAPTRPLDLEAEIERWSRATSH, from the coding sequence ATGAAGGTTCGCAGGCTCAATCACGCGGTGCTGCGCGTTCGCGACGTCGACCGCAGCCTCGAGTTCTACACCCCGGTGCTTGGTTTTGAGACCGTCGCGCGCATCGGACACGCAATGGCATTCCTGCGTGCGCCGGGCTCGGAGAATCACCACGATCTCGGGCTTGCGCGCGTCGGCCCAAATGCGCCGCCGCCCAACGAACGCGGAGTTGGGCTCTACCACCTCGCTTGGGAGGTCGACGAGGTCGAATCGCTGCGCGAAGCCCGCGACGCACTGCAGCAGCGCGGAGCGATTAGCGGCGCGAGCGACCACGGTGTGACGAAATCGATCTATGCATACGATCCCGACGGCAACGAGTTCGAATTGATGTGGATGGTCCCGCGCGAGCATTGGGGCGAGTACGAAAATGCCGCGCCAACGCGACCGCTCGACCTCGAGGCCGAGATCGAACGGTGGAGTAGGGCGACTTCGCATTAG
- the soxR gene encoding redox-sensitive transcriptional activator SoxR, producing MEYLTVGEIAKRSGLPVSTIHFWERKGLIRSTRSDGNQRRFARAELRRLAVVKIGQRAGIPLAEIRDVLDTLPADRAVSVRSWSALSKHWKQSLDDRIERLTALRDRLGQCIGCGCLSLNKCRLQNPYDELAEEGPGARLLNFEE from the coding sequence ATGGAATACCTTACCGTCGGTGAAATTGCCAAACGCAGCGGCTTGCCGGTTTCCACCATTCACTTTTGGGAACGCAAAGGGTTGATCCGCAGCACCCGCAGCGACGGCAACCAGCGTCGGTTCGCCCGCGCCGAGTTGCGCCGCCTGGCAGTCGTCAAGATCGGCCAGCGCGCCGGCATTCCACTCGCGGAGATCCGCGACGTGCTCGATACGCTGCCGGCCGATCGCGCGGTCTCCGTGCGCAGCTGGTCCGCACTTTCGAAACACTGGAAGCAGAGCCTCGATGACCGGATCGAACGCTTGACCGCGCTGCGCGATCGGCTCGGACAATGCATCGGCTGCGGCTGCCTCTCGCTCAACAAATGCCGGCTGCAGAACCCGTACGACGAGCTCGCCGAAGAGGGTCCCGGCGCGCGCCTTCTCAATTTCGAAGAGTAG
- a CDS encoding SDR family oxidoreductase — MEWFQSGQVAIVTGGSRGLGKALAHELLVKGLRVIADARDPVELEATRRELAEFGEIVAIAGDVADSDHVHAMIAAAERYGRLDLLVNNASTLGKTPLPEIDRLDRRSFDSLFEVNVFAPIHLMQHALKLMVRSELSTIVNVTSDAGVEAYPTWGGYGATKAALEHVSGVLAVELKGRSTRVLVFDPGDMNTAMHRAAIPHADPNELRDPADSARALLRAVAGMEGGYARVRASDLVPA; from the coding sequence ATGGAATGGTTTCAATCAGGACAAGTGGCGATCGTCACCGGCGGCTCGCGCGGGTTGGGCAAGGCGCTCGCTCACGAACTGCTCGTCAAAGGGCTGCGCGTCATCGCCGACGCGCGCGATCCGGTCGAGCTCGAGGCGACGCGTCGGGAGCTGGCGGAGTTCGGCGAAATCGTCGCAATCGCCGGCGACGTGGCCGATTCCGATCACGTGCACGCAATGATCGCGGCGGCCGAACGCTATGGCCGGCTCGACCTCCTCGTGAATAACGCGTCAACGCTCGGGAAGACGCCGCTTCCCGAGATTGACCGGCTCGACCGCCGCAGCTTCGACTCGCTTTTCGAGGTCAACGTGTTTGCGCCGATTCATCTGATGCAGCACGCGCTCAAACTGATGGTTAGATCGGAACTGAGCACGATCGTGAACGTGACATCGGATGCCGGCGTGGAAGCCTACCCCACCTGGGGTGGCTATGGCGCTACGAAGGCCGCTCTCGAACACGTCTCGGGCGTGCTCGCGGTCGAACTCAAGGGACGCTCGACGCGCGTGCTCGTCTTCGATCCCGGCGATATGAATACCGCGATGCACCGCGCCGCGATTCCTCACGCCGACCCAAACGAACTGCGCGATCCCGCCGACTCCGCCCGCGCGCTCCTGCGCGCCGTCGCTGGGATGGAGGGCGGCTACGCCCGGGTTCGCGCTTCGGATCTGGTACCCGCGTGA
- a CDS encoding S-adenosylmethionine:tRNA ribosyltransferase-isomerase — MTAAAALAGGLVEATEPPEYRGVARDAVKLLVTDRRNGSQSHARFYDLPSLLRAGDLLVVNDSATLPAALLAHRPDGSAVPLHVSTKIDARLWMVEPRAAVVAGEVLALAGGATGTMLAPVEPQRPRLWYATFALDAPMERHLGKFGAPITYAYLNRRFPLADYQTLFARNAGSSEMPSAARPFTPSVVARLRDRGVEFATVTLHCGIASFEAPERPGTERFIVPVETATRVNSARREGRRVVAVGTTVVRALESAATKEGVIASAGWTELFIDAAYRPRAVDALLSGFHGPSATHLDMLRAFADAELLESAYSQAGEHGYFYHEFGDVHLIL, encoded by the coding sequence GTGACCGCTGCGGCGGCACTTGCGGGCGGCCTGGTCGAGGCGACCGAGCCGCCGGAGTATCGCGGCGTCGCGCGCGATGCGGTAAAGCTGCTCGTTACCGATCGCCGTAACGGCTCGCAATCGCACGCGCGGTTCTACGATTTGCCGTCGCTGCTACGCGCGGGCGATCTTCTGGTCGTCAACGATTCGGCGACGCTGCCGGCGGCGCTCCTGGCGCACCGGCCCGACGGCAGCGCCGTTCCGCTGCACGTCAGCACGAAGATCGACGCGCGTCTGTGGATGGTGGAGCCGCGCGCCGCGGTCGTCGCCGGTGAAGTGCTCGCGCTTGCAGGCGGAGCGACGGGGACGATGCTCGCGCCGGTCGAGCCGCAGCGCCCGCGCTTGTGGTACGCGACGTTCGCGCTCGACGCACCGATGGAGCGACACCTCGGTAAGTTCGGCGCCCCGATTACCTATGCGTATCTCAATCGGCGCTTTCCGCTTGCCGACTACCAGACGCTCTTTGCGCGTAACGCCGGGTCTTCGGAGATGCCGTCGGCCGCTCGGCCCTTCACGCCGAGCGTTGTCGCCCGGCTGCGCGATCGCGGCGTCGAGTTCGCGACCGTTACGCTGCACTGCGGCATCGCAAGCTTCGAAGCGCCGGAGCGGCCGGGAACGGAGCGCTTCATCGTTCCCGTCGAAACGGCGACGCGTGTGAATTCCGCACGACGCGAGGGACGACGGGTTGTCGCCGTCGGAACGACGGTCGTCCGTGCACTGGAGAGCGCGGCGACGAAAGAGGGCGTGATCGCTTCTGCGGGCTGGACGGAGCTCTTCATCGACGCCGCGTACCGTCCGCGGGCGGTCGATGCGCTGCTCTCAGGCTTTCACGGCCCCAGCGCGACGCATCTCGATATGCTGCGGGCCTTCGCCGACGCGGAATTGCTCGAGTCGGCCTATTCCCAGGCCGGCGAACACGGGTACTTCTACCACGAGTTCGGCGACGTGCACCTGATTCTCTAG
- a CDS encoding GNAT family N-acetyltransferase produces MPSIAQNVEILPFDEARDSCEGVTRLLHAAYRGLAEMGLNYVAATQDAKTTRGRIAAATACWVARRAGSTVGTICYYAECPSAHHPDWYRRGDVGFFGQFGVEPSLQGSGIGSRLLAAAEARAIAGAKNEFACDTAEPAQQLVAYYLRHGFRIVARHRWPHAVYDSLILSKRIGLTIRRATNADASEILRIAHSMPWTQDEYLQHQLAAGCVDAACDANRIVGFVTWNRQFFARPFVWLCVVDPKYRRSGVGSLLFAHVERACEGDRLYSSANRSRAGMHGFFERRGYVRAGEVDLDPGDPEVFYFIDL; encoded by the coding sequence ATGCCGTCGATAGCCCAAAACGTCGAGATCCTGCCGTTCGATGAAGCACGCGATTCCTGCGAAGGGGTGACCCGCTTGCTGCACGCGGCCTACCGCGGGCTGGCCGAGATGGGGCTCAACTACGTCGCAGCGACGCAGGATGCGAAAACGACGCGCGGGCGCATCGCGGCCGCGACGGCCTGCTGGGTGGCGCGCCGAGCGGGCAGCACCGTCGGCACGATCTGCTACTACGCCGAGTGTCCTTCCGCACATCATCCCGACTGGTACCGGCGAGGCGACGTGGGTTTCTTCGGCCAGTTCGGCGTCGAACCGTCGCTGCAGGGTTCCGGCATAGGCTCGCGGCTGCTCGCGGCAGCCGAAGCCCGCGCGATCGCCGGTGCGAAGAACGAATTTGCGTGCGATACCGCGGAGCCCGCGCAACAGCTCGTCGCGTACTATTTGCGGCACGGCTTTCGCATCGTTGCGCGGCATCGCTGGCCGCACGCCGTCTACGACAGTTTAATTCTGAGCAAACGGATCGGGCTCACGATCCGCCGCGCTACGAACGCAGATGCTTCGGAGATCCTACGGATCGCGCACTCGATGCCGTGGACGCAAGACGAGTATCTGCAGCATCAGCTCGCGGCGGGCTGCGTCGACGCCGCGTGCGACGCCAATCGCATCGTCGGCTTCGTCACGTGGAATCGCCAGTTCTTCGCGCGGCCGTTCGTGTGGTTGTGCGTAGTCGATCCGAAATACCGGCGCAGCGGCGTCGGGTCGCTGCTGTTCGCACACGTCGAGCGCGCCTGCGAAGGCGACCGCCTCTATTCATCGGCGAATCGCAGTCGAGCAGGGATGCACGGCTTCTTCGAACGGCGCGGCTACGTTCGCGCGGGAGAGGTCGACCTCGACCCGGGCGACCCGGAGGTTTTCTACTTCATCGACTTGTGA